The following are encoded together in the Bradyrhizobium algeriense genome:
- a CDS encoding cupin domain-containing protein, with translation MIVGEKLFDGQAHVVSHADASPFVSGGLRSCFEYRHFGVKDATQGKYEAFVQRAVPGSKRDDGWHYHELEFHLLYILSGWITFEYEDVGFTTLRMGSCVLQPPGLRHRAIKHSDDFSMFEVCSPAQIGTVPVEYSQGGD, from the coding sequence ATGATAGTTGGTGAGAAACTGTTTGACGGGCAGGCGCATGTTGTCAGTCACGCGGATGCATCGCCCTTTGTTTCAGGGGGACTGCGCTCTTGCTTTGAATATCGTCACTTCGGTGTCAAGGATGCGACGCAAGGTAAATACGAGGCGTTCGTTCAACGCGCTGTTCCAGGAAGTAAAAGGGACGACGGTTGGCATTATCACGAACTCGAATTCCACCTTCTGTATATTCTCTCAGGCTGGATTACGTTCGAATATGAGGATGTCGGCTTTACAACGTTGCGGATGGGATCTTGCGTTCTCCAGCCGCCAGGCCTCCGACATCGAGCTATCAAGCATTCCGACGACTTTTCAATGTTCGAGGTATGCTCGCCAGCCCAAATCGGAACGGTCCCGGTAGAATATAGCCAAGGGGGGGACTAG
- a CDS encoding 3-keto-5-aminohexanoate cleavage protein: MAETLAPGISVAGIGCPFSIVVQCGGSMSIILGTAVTGAKFTPHNHLQTGDPIFDRICRGDDIPVSENDLTQEACSLYFAGCRYFHYHARNFETREQTTRNSVYSRISNLVRLMCPDMLISFGASRNGAEVLHNIANRGEWERVSQAELPLQYGGAHFVTTQAAIELQVICQLERKLGRKIDSEYAKSAEFLANIHAYYPSTHVEKAALETNSTANGGNYGSSSPAAQIEVYSRAINARNIQNLLHEVEWVQFDRSLAMTRMAIERPEIRLGGNGRLNITILFGFSPRLRFPETYEEFKGVVDAARSLERDLVTGEKHRTITISVGAAVLPQHAAQHVQELDVGRFRGQKACALRRLAAWAAQPDSGVDILRSGMEDTPYELDLEKGISPTSNVRLCEIAAREILRQGTKIETDKHAISVRLGNIDHMATSSSRGLSTPYRNVTPARKISCDYYRNIQARTATR; this comes from the coding sequence ATGGCAGAAACGCTGGCGCCCGGCATCAGCGTCGCCGGAATCGGCTGCCCCTTCTCCATCGTCGTCCAGTGCGGAGGATCAATGTCAATAATATTGGGAACTGCGGTAACCGGAGCTAAGTTTACGCCACACAACCATCTCCAAACTGGGGATCCGATATTCGATCGTATTTGTCGAGGCGATGACATCCCTGTTAGCGAGAACGATCTTACCCAAGAAGCATGCTCGCTCTACTTCGCTGGATGCCGCTATTTCCATTATCACGCTCGCAATTTTGAGACACGAGAGCAAACCACTCGCAATTCAGTCTATTCTCGTATCAGTAACTTAGTCCGCCTCATGTGCCCCGATATGCTGATTAGCTTTGGTGCCAGCCGTAATGGAGCTGAGGTTTTACACAACATCGCAAACCGGGGCGAGTGGGAAAGGGTTAGTCAGGCAGAGCTACCTCTCCAGTACGGGGGAGCCCACTTCGTAACAACCCAGGCGGCCATCGAATTACAAGTCATTTGCCAACTAGAGCGCAAGCTTGGCCGCAAGATTGATTCAGAATATGCAAAAAGCGCCGAGTTTCTAGCTAACATCCATGCCTATTATCCATCGACACATGTGGAGAAAGCGGCGTTGGAAACAAATTCCACTGCCAACGGCGGCAACTATGGTTCGTCCTCTCCAGCTGCGCAGATCGAGGTTTATTCCCGCGCGATAAATGCGCGAAATATCCAAAATTTGCTGCACGAAGTCGAGTGGGTACAATTTGACCGTAGTCTTGCGATGACAAGAATGGCTATCGAGCGGCCGGAGATAAGGCTTGGGGGCAACGGACGCCTGAATATCACGATCCTGTTTGGTTTCTCACCGCGGTTGCGGTTTCCCGAGACGTATGAGGAGTTCAAGGGTGTTGTTGACGCTGCAAGGAGCCTTGAGCGTGACTTGGTCACGGGCGAGAAGCACCGCACTATAACGATCTCAGTCGGTGCTGCAGTTCTACCGCAGCACGCCGCCCAACATGTGCAAGAACTTGATGTCGGCCGTTTCCGAGGTCAGAAGGCGTGCGCATTGAGGCGTCTCGCAGCCTGGGCAGCACAACCGGACAGCGGCGTGGACATCCTGCGCAGCGGTATGGAGGACACTCCATATGAACTGGACCTGGAAAAAGGCATCTCGCCCACAAGCAATGTTCGCCTATGCGAGATTGCCGCGCGGGAGATCCTTCGGCAGGGCACCAAAATTGAGACCGACAAGCACGCAATCAGCGTCCGCCTCGGAAATATTGATCATATGGCAACATCCTCCTCAAGAGGATTGTCTACCCCATACCGGAATGTAACGCCTGCAAGGAAGATCTCCTGCGACTACTACCGAAATATCCAGGCAAGAACCGCCACTAGGTGA
- a CDS encoding MFS transporter: MGKLTVSTAPANQARLWLNLSVVLVGPFMTVMDMMIVNVAIPDIRREFGATFGEAQLVVAGYGLAYAVMLITGGRVGDLFGRRRMFILGLAGFTVTSALCGLAPTTMTLILARLLQGLTAAVLFPQALALINIAFTEAGTRAKAFAALGMILGLAAGVGLVLGGILVSADFWGLAWRPIFLVNIPIGLLAILAALWLIPVDAVSTGQRLDVTGVVLSSIGLGLLLYPLVEGPDTGWPVWSLAMLGVAVPILAAFAWHQHGKSSRQDSPLLQTNLFRNPSFTIGVVLALVYYSTHSSFFLAYVFLVQDGLGRSPLAAAVILSVVPAAFMIGSIIAGRAAAEKRREVLAAGAALVVIGSGTAAGTALLGAPMQAEALIPGLLLLGFGRGLLVTPLFNTILADIPHGNIGSASGMLSTTQQVGGTFGVALVGILFTTVLIHARAAGAADAEAYGRAFAAASGYAALMGLFVLALLFCLPPSHAAGSGASRAAAQWQKRWRPASASPESAAPSPSSSSAEDQCQ, translated from the coding sequence ATGGGAAAACTGACCGTCTCCACCGCTCCGGCGAATCAGGCTCGGTTGTGGCTTAACCTTTCCGTGGTGTTGGTTGGCCCCTTCATGACCGTGATGGACATGATGATTGTGAATGTCGCCATACCCGATATTCGACGGGAGTTCGGGGCGACCTTTGGTGAAGCCCAACTGGTGGTCGCCGGTTATGGCTTGGCCTATGCCGTGATGCTGATTACAGGCGGCCGGGTAGGTGACCTGTTCGGTCGGCGGAGAATGTTTATTCTTGGGCTCGCCGGCTTCACCGTCACGTCGGCACTTTGCGGCCTGGCACCGACCACAATGACACTTATCTTGGCCCGATTGCTGCAAGGTCTCACCGCGGCGGTGTTATTCCCGCAGGCGCTGGCACTGATCAACATTGCGTTCACAGAGGCTGGCACACGTGCCAAAGCCTTTGCTGCGCTTGGGATGATATTAGGACTGGCTGCCGGGGTGGGCCTGGTGCTGGGTGGCATCTTGGTCAGCGCCGACTTTTGGGGGTTGGCTTGGCGACCGATCTTCCTTGTGAACATCCCGATAGGTCTGCTGGCGATCCTGGCAGCGCTCTGGCTAATCCCGGTGGATGCAGTGTCGACCGGCCAGCGGCTAGATGTCACCGGAGTTGTCTTGAGCTCTATCGGCCTCGGACTTTTGCTCTACCCGTTGGTCGAAGGGCCGGACACCGGGTGGCCGGTCTGGTCGTTGGCCATGCTTGGCGTTGCTGTCCCGATCCTGGCCGCTTTCGCTTGGCACCAACATGGCAAGTCGTCTCGGCAGGACTCGCCGCTGCTGCAGACTAACTTGTTCCGAAATCCATCTTTCACAATTGGTGTCGTATTAGCACTCGTCTACTATTCTACCCATAGTTCCTTCTTTCTTGCCTACGTCTTCTTGGTGCAAGATGGGCTTGGTCGATCGCCGTTGGCCGCTGCTGTGATTCTTTCCGTTGTACCCGCCGCCTTTATGATTGGCTCGATAATCGCCGGGCGAGCAGCAGCCGAGAAGCGGAGAGAAGTGCTCGCGGCCGGTGCGGCCCTTGTCGTGATCGGTAGTGGCACCGCCGCCGGTACGGCGCTGCTTGGGGCGCCAATGCAAGCAGAGGCGCTTATTCCTGGTCTGCTGCTGCTCGGATTTGGCCGGGGTCTGCTTGTGACGCCGCTTTTCAACACCATTCTCGCCGATATCCCTCATGGCAACATCGGATCGGCATCGGGTATGCTCAGTACCACACAGCAAGTGGGGGGCACCTTCGGCGTAGCTCTGGTCGGCATCCTGTTTACGACGGTGCTCATCCATGCCCGTGCGGCCGGCGCCGCCGACGCGGAAGCCTATGGCCGCGCCTTCGCCGCGGCCAGTGGTTACGCCGCGTTGATGGGTCTGTTCGTCCTCGCGCTGCTCTTTTGCCTCCCGCCCAGCCACGCAGCTGGCTCGGGTGCATCCCGGGCTGCCGCGCAATGGCAGAAACGCTGGCGCCCGGCATCAGCGTCGCCGGAATCGGCTGCCCCTTCTCCATCGTCGTCCAGTGCGGAGGATCAATGTCAATAA